A segment of the Candidatus Thermoplasmatota archaeon genome:
GTTCAAACTATAATTGAAGCCAGGACCAGGCGTCTCTGCATGATGCATGTAGTGTCGCCATTCAAATAGGTCGGACCTCGTGAGCTGCGGTGACGGAAGTGCTTAAGTATGGATCGAGCAATGGTAATCATCGATGCCTTCGACCAGGGGTGCTGACAAGGACATGCTCTCGAAAGACAACTACCTGGGATATATGAACGCCGACCTGAGGCCGTACGTCGGGGAGTGGATCGCTATCTGCAACGGGAAGGTCGTGTCCCACGATCCGAGCTTCAAGAAGGCCTACGAGATGGCGAAGAAACGGTATCCCTCAAAGAGGCCGCTCCTGACGAGAGTGCCCGATCAGGACACGATGGTCTTCTGACGGAACGCTGCTCATGAACTTCAAGTACAAGGCGCTGCCTCGAAAAGGAGGCCCTCCGAGGAAGACGCCGACAATCCCGGTGACGTTCATCGGCCCTTCTGACACGGTGGAGATCATGGCGATCCTCGATTCTGGAGCGGACATCTCAGTGCTGCCGCTGGAGGTCGGCCAGCTGCTGGGCCTCGACCTCACGAAGGACAAAGGTCCTTGCGGCGGAATCGGTGGCGAGGTCGAGACCGCAGAGGACCATGTGCGAGTGAGGGTCTTCCAGGGACACGAGAACTACTCCTTCGACATCCCAGTGAAGGTCGTCCTTGACCCAGAGTCCAACATCCCAGTGCTCATCGGGCGTGAAGGGTTCTTCGAGGAGTTCGAGATCACTTTCGACGAGCGG
Coding sequences within it:
- a CDS encoding succinyl-CoA synthetase subunit alpha, translated to MPSTRGADKDMLSKDNYLGYMNADLRPYVGEWIAICNGKVVSHDPSFKKAYEMAKKRYPSKRPLLTRVPDQDTMVF
- a CDS encoding retropepsin-like domain-containing protein, producing MNFKYKALPRKGGPPRKTPTIPVTFIGPSDTVEIMAILDSGADISVLPLEVGQLLGLDLTKDKGPCGGIGGEVETAEDHVRVRVFQGHENYSFDIPVKVVLDPESNIPVLIGREGFFEEFEITFDERRERISLKKVAKD